The Triticum aestivum cultivar Chinese Spring chromosome 4B, IWGSC CS RefSeq v2.1, whole genome shotgun sequence sequence AACCTCCTCGATGCTCCACGCCTCCTCCATCCGAGTCTTGGTGTGGCTCATGGCCACCTCGCCGAAGCGGAACAGGGTCACGGCCGAGCGCCCGGAGTGCGCAATCATGATGCCATCCACCGGCCGGTAGTCCTCGATGAATGAGTTGATGGTGGTCTCCCAGTAGACCGCATCCCCACCGGTTGTTGACTGAATCCGCGTCAGGTGTGAGTCCTCAATGTGGACAAGAAGGCCGGTCCTCTGGCTGAAGTACCCGAACATGACATGCCTGATGATCTCCGCGAGGCCCTCGGTGCGTGCCTTGAGGGTCTCAGGGTCAGTGCACAGCTTCAGAATGAAGCAATCCTCCCCGTTCACCTTCCTCTCACCGATGCACCGTGCACCGGCAAACATGCTTGCTGCAGTGAGTGGATCCAAGCCCTACAAAGACATCGATCAAAACATCTGAGTAAAAGTGCCAAGATTCCATGGCTGTATGGGCACATACAATGGCATACTAGGCGTGGGCTGGGCAGTGCAATTATACCTGCAGAGCACGGCGGAGGGGGCGAACAGGGCCTTTGGCGGCATGGGAGCCGAGCCACGGGGTGTGGCGCCACACAAGCTTGCCATTGCAGCCAGCATGCACCTTGCTCCCACCGACAGCCAGTTCGATGTACCACTTCTCAGGAGCCATCTGCCACAGCACGAAGCGGCCTGGCTCGGCGCAGCGAGCCGCATTGCGGTTCTTGACCAGGCGGCCGGCGTTCTCAAACTCAGTGGCCACCATGCGCACCTTGCCCATGGCGTAGGAGTTGCGCACAGAGGCGAGGAGCCTGTGCCCACCAGAGGCCGCCAGGTACTGCTGCAGAATGTACTGCGCCGACGAGGTCTCCTGTGTAAACAAAAAGCTCGTAACAGTAAATAACCATGTTTACTACTGGACGTTTGTGATTTTTCTCCCTGAATCAAACAGCTTGGTGACGAAATTTCGCACATCTTTATCGTAAGGAACAAACAGCATCGCTAGACAACAAATACAGCAGACATCGGCGAAGAAGATAAGGAGAATTTTTTACAGCACTGTAAGCATGAGTAAATACTACTACGTTTTTACAGTATGCAGGACCATGAATTGAAGAATCAAGAGAGCACAGACACAGACATTTGAGAAGCGATTTGACTGGAGCATTTCGTCGAACACGCGACGCGACTCGACCAAATCTAGAGCTAGGAAAGGCGGGAAAGACACCAAGACAGCGGCAtgtgaggaagaaggagaagaagaggaagcgcttACGATGGGGGTATCCTTAATGCTGAGGTGCGGGAGCGGCTCGGCGGCGCAGACGTGCACGGGCGCGAGCGGCGCGCCCATGAcgccgaggaggaggcggaggtcgttgcgggcggcgccggcgccggccgccgcggCGGCGACCGAGGACGGCGTCCGCGCGAGCTGCCCGCGCACCCAGCGGCCCCAGCCCTCCCTcctggcgccggcggcggcgcgggcgtccCCGTCACCGGACTCCGGATCGGGCCCCTCCATGAGCGGCGCCAGCATCTCCCCCGGGCCGGAGAACCGGAGCGCAGTGGCGTCGAGGTCGGCCGAGTCGGACCTCCGGCGCGCCCTCGCCGGCGACAgcccgcgcgccacctcctgcttgagCGCCGCGAAGAAGCCCTGCGTCCTTTCCATGGACAGTGAGCGTGGGCTGTGGTCtggtgtgctgctgctgctgccgaggGTGTGTGTGCGGTGGTTCGCGAATTTATACGGAGGTGTGGGCCCGGCTGGCAGGGGAGATGGTGGGGCCCGCTGGCAGGGGGCGGAATGCA is a genomic window containing:
- the LOC123091126 gene encoding uncharacterized protein, producing the protein MERTQGFFAALKQEVARGLSPARARRRSDSADLDATALRFSGPGEMLAPLMEGPDPESGDGDARAAAGARREGWGRWVRGQLARTPSSVAAAAAGAGAARNDLRLLLGVMGAPLAPVHVCAAEPLPHLSIKDTPIETSSAQYILQQYLAASGGHRLLASVRNSYAMGKVRMVATEFENAGRLVKNRNAARCAEPGRFVLWQMAPEKWYIELAVGGSKVHAGCNGKLVWRHTPWLGSHAAKGPVRPLRRALQGLDPLTAASMFAGARCIGERKVNGEDCFILKLCTDPETLKARTEGLAEIIRHVMFGYFSQRTGLLVHIEDSHLTRIQSTTGGDAVYWETTINSFIEDYRPVDGIMIAHSGRSAVTLFRFGEVAMSHTKTRMEEAWSIEEVAFNVPGLSMDCFIPPTDIKSGSVSETVELPHGGEKNKFGPPPGHRAKVAALEKTDGGELAWRGSHT